From the Desertibacillus haloalkaliphilus genome, one window contains:
- a CDS encoding flagellar hook-basal body protein has translation MLRGLYGSAAGMFTQQRRQEMLTENLANANTPGFKADRASIRTFPNMLIQAQNTSNLPPNRSHYVGELSPGAYLQERIPNFAQGDLNETGNNTDIALLQGNIPINEETGRAGALFFTVEHEDGNARYTRNGNLAVDGQGFLTTSAGHYILDTAGERIEVGNEQFTVNRNGVVSTAAGAEIAQIEVAFSEDPALLVKEGDGLLRLEADELDALPTAIGNDEISYQLQQGFIERSNVDAGQTMTEMMQAFRAFEANQKVLQAYDQSLDKAVNEVGRIG, from the coding sequence CTCCGAGGATTATATGGATCAGCTGCAGGGATGTTTACCCAACAGCGTCGTCAAGAAATGTTAACCGAAAATTTAGCGAATGCAAATACACCAGGCTTCAAGGCAGACCGAGCTTCGATACGCACATTTCCGAACATGCTTATTCAGGCACAAAACACTTCCAACCTACCGCCCAATCGCTCCCACTATGTTGGTGAATTGAGTCCAGGTGCGTATTTGCAAGAGCGCATCCCTAACTTCGCGCAAGGCGATTTAAATGAAACGGGAAACAACACAGACATCGCCTTACTTCAAGGGAATATCCCGATCAATGAGGAAACAGGACGCGCAGGTGCGTTGTTTTTCACAGTTGAACATGAGGATGGCAATGCTCGCTATACAAGAAATGGAAACCTCGCTGTTGATGGACAAGGCTTTCTAACAACAAGTGCTGGTCATTATATCCTTGATACAGCCGGTGAACGGATTGAAGTCGGCAATGAACAGTTTACGGTCAATCGTAACGGAGTCGTCTCAACAGCAGCTGGCGCTGAGATTGCTCAAATCGAAGTTGCCTTTTCAGAAGACCCAGCACTGTTAGTGAAGGAAGGTGACGGTCTCCTTCGCCTCGAAGCGGACGAGCTTGACGCCTTACCAACAGCGATCGGCAATGATGAGATTTCGTATCAATTGCAGCAAGGCTTTATCGAACGTTCGAATGTCGACGCCGGACAGACAATGACGGAAATGATGCAAGCCTTCCGAGCATTTGAAGCGAATCAAAAAGTGTTACAAGCCTATGACCAAAGTTTAGACAAAGCCGTCAATGAAGTTGGTAGAATCGGCTAA
- a CDS encoding flagellar hook-basal body protein yields MNPSMISASVTMGQLQKKLDTISNNMANSNTTGFKRREASFSDLLHQQVNNQGIPQHEGGRQTPDGLRVGAGARIAQTAVRMEQGSLQETERQLDLALTNPSHFFQIEVETDDGQEVRYTRDGAFYLSPSAGDAGQLNLVTANGDFVLGADGPVTIPADYTDIVISDNGVITVTGQDGADVEVGQLELVNVERPQLLTQAGDNAFALADNLEELGYDLADVLAVIAQADVSVRQGFIENSNVDLGKEMTDLLETQRAYQFNGQSISMADQMMGLVNNLR; encoded by the coding sequence ATGAATCCATCGATGATTAGTGCATCAGTAACTATGGGACAACTGCAAAAGAAGCTTGATACAATTTCAAATAACATGGCCAACAGCAATACGACCGGTTTCAAACGTCGTGAAGCATCCTTTTCTGATTTGCTGCACCAACAGGTCAACAACCAAGGGATCCCGCAACACGAAGGTGGGCGACAAACGCCTGATGGATTGCGTGTTGGTGCAGGTGCACGAATTGCACAAACAGCGGTGCGAATGGAGCAAGGGAGCTTACAGGAAACCGAGCGCCAACTTGACCTAGCGCTTACAAACCCAAGCCACTTCTTCCAAATTGAAGTGGAGACAGATGATGGTCAGGAAGTCCGTTATACACGAGATGGTGCGTTTTACTTATCACCAAGTGCAGGCGATGCTGGTCAGTTGAACCTTGTGACCGCAAACGGTGATTTTGTCCTCGGTGCAGATGGACCGGTTACGATTCCTGCTGACTACACAGACATTGTCATTAGTGACAATGGTGTGATTACTGTGACTGGGCAAGATGGTGCAGATGTTGAAGTTGGACAGCTCGAACTTGTCAATGTCGAACGCCCGCAATTACTAACCCAGGCCGGTGACAACGCCTTTGCCTTAGCAGATAACCTTGAAGAGCTTGGTTATGATCTAGCTGATGTACTTGCGGTCATCGCACAAGCAGACGTGTCGGTAAGACAAGGCTTCATTGAGAATTCTAATGTGGACCTCGGGAAAGAAATGACAGACTTGCTAGAAACGCAGCGAGCCTACCAATTTAATGGTCAATCGATTTCAATGGCTGACCAAATGATGGGGCTTGTCAATAACTTACGCTAG
- a CDS encoding DNA-directed RNA polymerase subunit beta, with protein MSDQIEKQGTTIEEEPSGQTRSERRKERQKRKKNSERTRAGARVRLVPIWLRLIIVVVLVFISLIAGLLFGYGVIGDGSALDALKPETWIYILDMINGEVQ; from the coding sequence ATGAGTGATCAAATAGAAAAGCAAGGAACTACAATTGAAGAGGAACCATCAGGTCAAACGCGATCAGAACGCCGAAAAGAACGCCAAAAGCGGAAGAAAAATAGCGAACGTACGCGTGCGGGTGCACGTGTACGCCTGGTCCCGATTTGGCTGCGATTAATCATCGTTGTCGTACTTGTCTTTATCAGTTTAATCGCTGGCCTGCTATTCGGCTACGGTGTCATCGGTGATGGCTCAGCACTAGACGCCCTCAAACCAGAAACATGGATCTACATCCTAGATATGATCAACGGCGAAGTGCAGTAA